A genomic region of Halomonas aestuarii contains the following coding sequences:
- the rimM gene encoding ribosome maturation factor RimM (Essential for efficient processing of 16S rRNA), which yields MSEHAQATPADDHVVLGKLTSPYGVKGWLKVYSYTSPMDGILDYPAWVLRQGSRLTRIGLVQGRRQGKGLVARLEGVDSREAAEALAGAEILLPKAELPELDGDDYYWYQLEGLKVVTREGASLGRVDHLFETGANDVMVVKGEVDEGIEARERLLPFLPGEVVLDVDLEGGVMTVDWDPEF from the coding sequence ATGAGCGAACACGCGCAAGCGACGCCAGCCGACGATCACGTGGTGCTGGGCAAGCTGACCAGCCCCTACGGCGTCAAGGGCTGGCTCAAGGTGTATTCGTACACCAGTCCCATGGACGGCATCCTCGACTATCCGGCGTGGGTGTTGCGTCAGGGGAGCCGGCTGACCCGCATCGGTCTTGTCCAGGGTCGACGCCAGGGCAAGGGCCTGGTGGCGAGGCTGGAAGGGGTCGACAGCCGCGAGGCGGCCGAGGCCCTGGCCGGTGCCGAGATCCTGCTGCCCAAGGCCGAGCTGCCCGAGCTCGACGGGGATGACTACTACTGGTATCAGCTCGAAGGGCTGAAGGTGGTGACCCGCGAGGGCGCCTCGCTCGGACGCGTCGACCACCTCTTCGAGACCGGCGCCAACGACGTCATGGTCGTCAAGGGCGAGGTCGACGAGGGCATCGAGGCCCGCGAGCGGCTGCTGCCCTTCCTGCCCGGCGAGGTGGTGCTGGACGTGGATCTCGAGGGCGGCGTGATGACCGTCGACTGGGATCCCGAGTTTTGA
- the trmD gene encoding tRNA (guanosine(37)-N1)-methyltransferase TrmD — MWIGVVSLFPEMFEAITRHGVTGRAVEKGRIALEFWNPRDYATDRHRTVDDRPYGGGPGMLMKVDTLRAAIHASRERAELATGERAKVIYLSPQGRRLDQRGVQELASGPPLVVVAGRYEGIDERVVETDIDEEWSIGDYVLSGGELPAMVLIDAAARLVPGVLGHQDSAVEDSFNDGLLDCPHYTRPEEIDGRRVPDVLLSGHHGAIRRWRLKQSLGRTWLRRPDLLEGRTLSDEQRTLLEEFIEDYALSTR, encoded by the coding sequence ATGTGGATCGGGGTGGTGTCGCTGTTTCCCGAGATGTTCGAGGCGATCACCCGCCACGGCGTCACGGGCAGGGCGGTGGAGAAGGGGCGCATCGCGCTCGAGTTCTGGAACCCCCGGGACTACGCCACCGACCGGCATCGCACCGTGGACGATCGCCCCTACGGTGGCGGCCCGGGCATGCTGATGAAGGTCGACACCCTGCGCGCGGCCATCCATGCCTCGCGCGAGCGTGCCGAACTCGCCACCGGCGAGCGGGCGAAGGTGATCTACCTGTCCCCCCAGGGACGTCGCCTGGATCAGCGGGGCGTGCAGGAACTGGCGTCGGGCCCGCCCCTGGTGGTGGTGGCCGGACGCTACGAAGGCATCGATGAACGGGTGGTGGAAACCGACATCGATGAGGAGTGGTCGATCGGCGACTATGTGCTCAGCGGCGGTGAGCTGCCGGCCATGGTGCTGATCGATGCCGCGGCAAGGCTGGTGCCCGGAGTGCTGGGCCATCAGGATTCCGCGGTCGAGGACTCCTTCAACGACGGGCTGCTGGACTGCCCGCACTATACCCGCCCCGAGGAGATCGACGGGCGGCGGGTGCCGGATGTCCTGCTCAGTGGCCACCATGGCGCCATCCGGCGCTGGCGGCTGAAGCAGTCCCTGGGGCGGACCTGGCTCAGGCGTCCCGACCTGCTGGAAGGCAGGACGTTGAGTGACGAGCAGCGGACGCTGCTCGAGGAGTTCATCGAGGACTACGCGCTGTCCACGAGGTAG
- a CDS encoding single-stranded-DNA-specific exonuclease RecJ has translation MTELQARVLAGRIQGYQGELAPLVSPSLRHLAHPERLTDARRAAERIAQAVVDGEHIGILTDYDVDGITSHVVIRRTLVELFGVPEARLHSLIGHRIHDGYGISLPLVERTLSLSPRPSLVITADCGSSDEPRIARLKAAGVDVVVSDHHALPLEGPPASAYATVNPTREDCDYPDPTIAGCMVAWLVMSLARQVLVEWGVLAPATPKLSPWLSYVALGTVADCVSLGDSATNRAVVHHGLTLINRMEAACWRAMAARLGADSVPFDAETLGFQMGPRINARSRLDDPYAALHFMLAADDTVAQRHLETLDQDNQSRKAIEAEMAQEARTLALPALAADAPAIVVYLEDGHPGVQGIVASRLVQAFGRPALVLTPAAAPGMLTGSGRSIEGLHLRDALQRTFELAPETLPRFGGHRGAAGVGVPAEHLEGFRAAFLQAVGEQLGDAELRPRILTDGELSPHQLSLATLDELERLGPYGREFDAPLFEGEFLVEALRPVGADGSHLMLELSAGPASRKAIWFRALTPGEVPAFGVGATLHCAFKLNRNRWRGRESLQLMLEHAEPR, from the coding sequence ATGACCGAGCTCCAGGCCCGCGTGCTGGCCGGGCGGATCCAGGGCTACCAGGGCGAACTCGCGCCGCTGGTCTCGCCGAGCCTGCGCCACCTGGCCCACCCCGAGCGGCTCACGGATGCCCGCCGGGCCGCGGAGCGCATCGCCCAGGCGGTGGTGGACGGCGAGCACATCGGCATCCTCACCGACTACGACGTGGACGGCATCACCTCCCATGTGGTGATCCGGCGCACCCTGGTCGAACTGTTCGGGGTGCCCGAGGCACGGCTGCACAGCCTGATCGGCCACCGCATCCATGACGGCTACGGCATCAGCCTGCCACTCGTGGAGCGCACCCTCTCGCTCTCCCCGCGGCCGAGCCTGGTGATCACCGCCGACTGCGGCAGCTCTGATGAGCCACGCATCGCGCGACTCAAGGCCGCCGGCGTCGATGTGGTGGTCAGCGACCACCATGCCCTGCCGCTGGAGGGGCCGCCGGCCTCGGCCTACGCCACCGTGAACCCGACCCGCGAGGACTGCGACTACCCGGATCCGACCATCGCCGGCTGCATGGTGGCCTGGCTCGTGATGTCGCTGGCCCGGCAGGTGCTGGTCGAGTGGGGCGTGCTGGCGCCGGCCACCCCGAAGCTGTCGCCCTGGCTCTCCTACGTGGCACTGGGCACCGTGGCCGACTGCGTGTCGCTGGGCGACAGCGCGACCAATCGCGCCGTGGTCCACCATGGCCTCACCCTGATCAATCGCATGGAGGCGGCCTGCTGGCGCGCCATGGCGGCCCGGCTGGGGGCCGACAGCGTGCCCTTCGACGCCGAGACCCTGGGCTTCCAGATGGGGCCGCGCATCAATGCCCGTTCGCGGCTCGACGATCCCTATGCGGCCCTGCACTTCATGCTCGCCGCGGACGACACGGTGGCCCAGCGGCACCTCGAGACGCTGGACCAGGACAACCAGTCCCGCAAGGCGATCGAGGCCGAGATGGCCCAGGAGGCCAGGACCCTGGCCCTGCCGGCCCTGGCCGCCGACGCCCCGGCCATCGTGGTCTACCTGGAGGACGGCCACCCCGGGGTGCAGGGCATCGTGGCCTCCCGACTGGTCCAGGCCTTCGGGCGCCCGGCCCTGGTCCTGACGCCGGCGGCGGCCCCCGGCATGCTGACCGGCTCCGGGCGCTCCATCGAGGGCCTGCACCTGCGCGATGCCCTGCAGCGCACCTTCGAGCTGGCACCGGAGACGCTGCCGCGCTTCGGCGGCCACCGCGGCGCCGCCGGGGTGGGGGTGCCGGCCGAGCATCTGGAGGGGTTCCGTGCCGCCTTCCTGCAGGCCGTCGGCGAGCAGCTGGGCGATGCTGAGCTGCGTCCGCGGATCCTCACCGATGGCGAGCTCTCGCCCCACCAGCTCAGCCTCGCCACCCTGGACGAGCTCGAGCGGCTCGGGCCCTATGGCCGGGAGTTCGATGCCCCGCTCTTCGAGGGCGAGTTCCTGGTCGAGGCGCTGCGCCCGGTGGGTGCCGACGGCAGCCACCTGATGCTTGAGCTCTCGGCCGGGCCCGCGAGCCGGAAGGCGATCTGGTTCCGCGCCCTCACCCCCGGTGAGGTGCCGGCCTTCGGCGTCGGTGCCACGCTTCACTGCGCGTTCAAGCTCAACCGAAACCGCTGGCGAGGGCGCGAGTCCCTGCAGCTGATGCTCGAGCACGCCGAGCCTCGATAA
- the rplS gene encoding 50S ribosomal protein L19 gives MSSKNKVIQALETEQMSKEVPAFAPGDTVVVQVKVKEGSRERLQAFEGVVIGKRNRGLNSAFTVRKISHGVGVERTFQTYSPLVDSIQVKRRGDVRQAKLYYLRERSGKSARIKEKLA, from the coding sequence ATGAGTAGCAAGAACAAGGTGATCCAGGCGCTCGAGACCGAGCAGATGAGCAAGGAAGTCCCGGCCTTCGCCCCCGGCGATACCGTGGTCGTCCAGGTCAAGGTCAAGGAAGGCAGCCGCGAGCGTCTCCAGGCTTTCGAAGGCGTCGTCATCGGCAAGCGCAACCGCGGCCTGAACTCCGCCTTCACCGTGCGCAAGATCTCCCACGGTGTCGGCGTCGAGCGTACCTTCCAGACCTACAGCCCGCTGGTCGACTCCATCCAGGTCAAGCGTCGCGGTGACGTGCGCCAGGCCAAGCTGTACTACCTCCGCGAGCGCAGCGGCAAGTCCGCCCGCATCAAGGAAAAGCTGGCCTGA
- a CDS encoding DsbC family protein codes for MRLSTLTFGGGLLAASLALLPVAQADPAEQLAETLSVNGQAMPVERVRETPLEGFFEVTLESGETFYSNAEGSHFLVGDLYENGENGLVNLTEQRRNAERSARLAVVPESEQVVFRGPGESRAELMVFTDTTCPYCRQLHEEVPRLNEMGIEVHYLAFPRSGLGSPGGRQLQQVWCADNPAEALTAAKRDETLTGSADCDNPVEEQYHLGMQLGVQGTPAIVLPDGRLVPGYVPAERLAAMLGLTQ; via the coding sequence ATGAGACTATCGACCCTTACCTTCGGCGGAGGCCTGCTCGCCGCCTCCCTGGCCCTGCTTCCTGTCGCCCAGGCCGATCCGGCCGAGCAGCTGGCCGAGACCCTCTCGGTCAACGGCCAGGCCATGCCGGTGGAGCGCGTCCGCGAGACCCCCCTGGAGGGCTTCTTTGAAGTGACGTTGGAGAGCGGCGAGACCTTCTACAGCAACGCCGAGGGAAGCCACTTCCTGGTCGGCGACCTCTACGAGAACGGCGAGAACGGCCTGGTCAACCTCACCGAGCAGCGGCGCAACGCCGAACGCAGTGCGCGCCTCGCCGTTGTGCCGGAGAGCGAGCAGGTGGTCTTCCGTGGCCCCGGCGAGAGTCGCGCCGAGCTCATGGTCTTCACCGACACCACCTGCCCCTACTGTCGCCAGCTCCACGAGGAGGTCCCGCGGCTCAACGAGATGGGCATCGAGGTCCACTACCTGGCCTTCCCGCGCAGCGGCCTGGGCTCGCCGGGCGGGCGACAGCTCCAGCAGGTGTGGTGCGCCGACAATCCGGCCGAGGCCCTGACGGCGGCCAAGCGCGACGAGACGCTGACGGGGTCCGCGGACTGCGACAATCCGGTCGAGGAACAGTATCATCTGGGCATGCAGCTCGGCGTGCAGGGCACGCCGGCGATCGTGCTGCCCGACGGCCGCCTGGTGCCCGGCTATGTGCCGGCGGAGCGTCTGGCCGCCATGCTCGGCCTGACCCAATGA
- the xerD gene encoding site-specific tyrosine recombinase XerD, producing the protein MGTHMEAGALVDAFLDGLWLEQGASDNTLAAYRHDLTRWQARLESVGEALLAPASGTLPAWLDERREAGYRLRSNARLLASLRRFYRWALGEGLVDHDPLVEVRLPRVRPSLPDTLEEDEVERLLAAPDLATDLGVRDRAMLEVLYGAGLRVSELVGLTTDAVNLRQGVVRVRGKGDKDRLVPLGEEAVAWLERYLRSARGALMADITRPALFPGRDDRCLTRQAFWYRIKAHARVAGIDRPLSPHTLRHAFATHLLNHGANLRVVQLLLGHSDLSTTQIYTHVAQVRLEDLHADHHPRG; encoded by the coding sequence ATGGGAACTCACATGGAGGCCGGTGCGCTGGTCGATGCCTTCCTCGACGGCCTGTGGCTGGAGCAGGGGGCGAGCGACAACACCCTGGCCGCCTATCGCCATGACCTGACCCGCTGGCAGGCACGCCTGGAGAGCGTCGGCGAGGCGCTGCTCGCGCCGGCGAGCGGGACCCTGCCGGCCTGGCTCGACGAGCGTCGCGAGGCCGGCTATCGCCTGCGCAGCAACGCCAGGCTGCTCGCCAGCCTCAGGCGCTTCTATCGCTGGGCCCTGGGCGAGGGACTCGTCGACCACGACCCCCTGGTCGAGGTGCGCCTGCCGCGGGTGCGCCCCTCGCTGCCCGACACCCTGGAGGAGGACGAGGTGGAGCGCCTGCTCGCGGCGCCGGACCTCGCCACCGACCTGGGCGTGCGCGACCGGGCCATGCTGGAGGTGCTCTACGGGGCCGGGCTGCGGGTCAGCGAGCTGGTGGGACTGACCACCGATGCGGTCAACCTGCGCCAGGGCGTGGTCAGGGTGCGCGGCAAGGGCGACAAGGACCGCCTGGTGCCGCTGGGCGAGGAGGCCGTGGCCTGGCTCGAACGCTACCTGCGCAGCGCCCGTGGCGCCCTGATGGCCGACATCACCCGGCCGGCCCTGTTTCCCGGACGCGATGACCGCTGCCTGACGCGCCAGGCCTTCTGGTACCGGATCAAGGCCCATGCGCGGGTCGCCGGGATCGACCGGCCGCTGTCACCCCATACTCTGCGGCACGCCTTTGCCACCCATCTGTTGAATCATGGGGCCAATCTGCGTGTCGTACAGCTGCTGCTCGGTCACAGCGATCTCTCGACCACGCAGATCTATACCCATGTGGCGCAGGTGCGACTGGAAGACCTGCATGCCGACCATCACCCTCGAGGCTGA
- the thrC gene encoding threonine synthase: MRYISTRGQAPALSFEEVVLTGMASDGGLYVPETIPALGHDDLAAMAGLSYAEIAFRVMKPYVNGEIDDATFRGIVEEAYATFSHDAVVPLNQLDANHFLLELFHGPTLAFKDVALQLLGRILDHFLKKRGERAVIMGATSGDTGSAAIEGCRHCDNLDIFILHPHQRVSEVQRRQMTTVLADNVFNVAIEGNFDDAQAMVKASFADQSFLDGTRLVAVNSINWARIMAQVVYYVASAVALGAPHRAVSFCVPSANFGNVFAGYIAKRMGLPVKQFIIATNANDILHRTLADNDFSKQELKATLAPSMDIVVSSNFERLLFEAYGRDGAAVAALLERFQAEPTALADAPLARLRESFASHSVDDATILEVIREAHHRTQEILDPHTATGYRAAERARADAETPVITLATAHPAKFAEAVVKAGFPGVPLPPHMDDLLEREERYTVLPAELSAVQRFVVENRR, from the coding sequence ATGCGCTACATCAGCACCCGTGGGCAGGCGCCTGCGCTGTCCTTCGAGGAGGTCGTGCTCACCGGCATGGCCAGCGACGGCGGGCTCTACGTCCCGGAGACGATCCCCGCCCTCGGCCATGACGACCTGGCCGCCATGGCCGGGCTCTCCTATGCGGAGATCGCCTTCCGGGTCATGAAGCCCTACGTGAACGGCGAGATCGACGACGCGACCTTCCGCGGCATCGTGGAGGAGGCCTATGCCACCTTCAGCCACGATGCCGTGGTGCCTCTCAACCAGCTCGACGCCAACCATTTCCTGCTCGAGCTCTTCCACGGCCCGACGCTGGCCTTCAAGGATGTGGCGCTGCAGCTGCTCGGCCGGATCCTCGACCACTTCCTGAAGAAGCGTGGCGAGCGGGCGGTGATCATGGGGGCGACCTCCGGGGACACCGGGTCGGCGGCCATCGAGGGCTGCCGGCACTGCGACAACCTCGACATCTTCATCCTCCATCCCCACCAGCGTGTCTCGGAGGTGCAACGCCGCCAGATGACCACGGTGCTCGCCGACAACGTCTTCAACGTGGCCATCGAGGGAAACTTCGACGACGCCCAGGCCATGGTCAAGGCGAGCTTCGCCGACCAGTCGTTTCTCGACGGCACCCGGCTGGTGGCGGTGAACTCCATCAACTGGGCGCGCATCATGGCCCAGGTCGTCTACTACGTGGCCTCCGCCGTGGCCCTCGGCGCCCCGCATCGGGCGGTGAGCTTCTGCGTGCCCTCGGCCAACTTCGGCAACGTCTTCGCCGGCTACATCGCCAAGCGCATGGGGCTGCCGGTGAAGCAGTTCATCATCGCCACCAATGCCAACGACATCCTGCATCGGACGCTTGCCGACAACGATTTTTCCAAGCAGGAGCTCAAGGCCACGCTGGCCCCGTCCATGGACATCGTGGTGTCGTCCAACTTCGAGCGCCTGCTGTTCGAGGCCTACGGTCGCGACGGGGCCGCGGTGGCGGCCCTGCTCGAGCGCTTCCAGGCCGAGCCCACGGCGCTGGCCGATGCGCCCCTGGCCCGGCTGCGCGAGAGCTTCGCCAGCCACAGCGTGGACGATGCCACCATCCTTGAAGTGATCCGCGAGGCGCACCATCGCACCCAGGAGATCCTCGATCCGCACACCGCCACCGGCTACCGGGCGGCGGAACGGGCGCGCGCCGATGCCGAGACCCCGGTGATCACCCTGGCCACGGCCCATCCGGCCAAGTTCGCCGAGGCGGTGGTCAAGGCCGGCTTCCCCGGCGTGCCGCTGCCGCCGCACATGGACGACCTGCTCGAACGCGAGGAGCGCTACACCGTGCTGCCCGCGGAGCTCTCGGCCGTGCAGCGGTTCGTTGTCGAGAACCGTCGGTAG
- a CDS encoding homoserine dehydrogenase, whose amino-acid sequence MKPVRVGICGLGTVGGGTFNVLIRNADDIARRAGRPIVIEQVAFRSLNPECDTTGIRTTSDVFEVATNPDIDVLVELIGGYDVARELVLTAIENGKHVVTANKALIAVHGNEIFKAAHEKGVIVAFEAAVAGGIPVIKSLREGLGANRIEWVAGIINGTGNYILTHMRDEGRAFEDVLAEAQALGYAEADPTFDVEGIDAAHKLTILASIAYGVPLQFDKAFTEGISRITAEDVEQADNLGYVIKHLGISKRTEAGLELRVHPTLIPKERLLASVHGVKNAIAVMGDAVGPTLYYGAGAGAEPTASAVVADLLDVARDISTDHHYRVPYLAFSGIGDDVTQLPIMPMEDIITAYYLRLLAVDRPGVLARVATILSEQGISIEALIQKEATEGELVPIILLTHRTREKQMNEAIRLIESLADIAGPVTRIRVESLDEQE is encoded by the coding sequence TTGAAACCGGTGAGAGTGGGAATCTGTGGCCTGGGGACCGTCGGTGGCGGAACCTTCAACGTGCTGATCCGCAATGCCGACGACATCGCCCGCCGGGCGGGCCGTCCGATCGTCATCGAGCAGGTCGCCTTCCGCAGCCTCAACCCCGAGTGCGACACCACCGGCATCCGGACCACCTCGGACGTCTTTGAGGTGGCCACCAACCCCGACATCGACGTGCTGGTCGAGCTGATCGGCGGCTATGACGTGGCACGCGAACTGGTGCTGACCGCTATCGAGAACGGCAAGCACGTGGTCACCGCCAACAAGGCGCTGATCGCCGTGCACGGCAACGAGATCTTCAAGGCCGCCCACGAGAAGGGCGTGATCGTGGCCTTCGAGGCCGCGGTCGCCGGGGGCATCCCGGTGATCAAGTCGCTGCGCGAGGGGCTCGGCGCCAACCGCATCGAGTGGGTGGCCGGCATCATCAACGGCACCGGCAACTACATTCTCACCCACATGCGCGACGAGGGGCGGGCCTTCGAGGACGTGCTCGCCGAGGCGCAGGCGCTGGGCTATGCCGAGGCCGACCCGACCTTCGACGTCGAGGGTATCGACGCCGCCCACAAGCTGACCATCCTCGCCTCCATCGCCTATGGCGTGCCGCTGCAGTTCGACAAGGCCTTCACCGAGGGCATCTCGCGGATCACCGCCGAGGACGTGGAGCAGGCCGACAACCTGGGCTACGTGATCAAGCACCTGGGGATCTCCAAGCGCACCGAGGCGGGGCTCGAGCTGCGCGTGCACCCGACCCTGATCCCCAAGGAGCGGCTGCTGGCCAGCGTCCATGGCGTCAAGAATGCCATCGCCGTGATGGGCGACGCCGTGGGCCCGACCCTCTACTACGGCGCCGGCGCCGGCGCCGAGCCCACCGCCTCCGCGGTGGTCGCTGACCTGCTGGACGTCGCCCGCGACATCTCCACCGACCACCACTACCGCGTGCCCTACCTGGCCTTCAGCGGCATCGGCGACGACGTCACCCAGCTGCCGATCATGCCCATGGAGGACATCATCACCGCCTACTACCTGCGGCTGCTGGCGGTGGATCGTCCCGGCGTGCTGGCCCGGGTGGCGACCATCCTCTCCGAGCAGGGCATCTCCATCGAGGCGCTGATCCAGAAGGAGGCCACCGAGGGGGAACTTGTGCCGATCATCCTGCTGACCCACCGCACCCGCGAGAAGCAGATGAACGAGGCCATCCGCCTGATCGAGTCGCTGGCCGACATCGCCGGCCCGGTGACGCGGATCCGCGTCGAGTCATTGGACGAGCAGGAGTAA
- a CDS encoding VOC family protein gives MPELNGVLESALYVADMVRARAFFEEVMGLSPFNADHRFTAYDAGAGTVLLLFLQGETRETVVLPKGMGTIPPHDGDGRVHMAFAIAAGELADWETRLEQHGIPVEGRTHWPRGGESLYFRDPDGHLLELATPGVWPTY, from the coding sequence ATGCCCGAGCTCAACGGTGTGCTGGAATCCGCGCTCTACGTGGCGGACATGGTCCGGGCGCGCGCCTTCTTCGAGGAGGTGATGGGGCTCTCGCCCTTCAACGCCGACCACCGTTTCACCGCCTATGACGCCGGGGCCGGCACCGTGCTGCTGCTGTTCCTGCAGGGCGAGACCCGGGAGACCGTGGTCCTGCCGAAGGGCATGGGCACCATCCCGCCCCACGATGGCGATGGCCGGGTGCACATGGCCTTCGCCATCGCCGCCGGGGAGCTGGCCGACTGGGAAACCCGACTGGAGCAGCACGGGATTCCGGTCGAGGGACGCACCCACTGGCCACGGGGCGGGGAGAGCCTTTATTTCCGCGACCCCGACGGCCACCTGCTGGAACTTGCCACCCCCGGCGTCTGGCCGACCTACTGA
- a CDS encoding YitT family protein yields the protein MEPQDLPTDPHRLHEDVMAMLVGTLFVALGVSFYTQAMLLTGSTAGLAFLLQYATGWRFGVGFFLINLPFYWLAIRRMGWSFTLRTFVAIALVSVFSELTAGWIRIEWMQPLYASLMGGSLIGIGMLVLFRHRTSLGGINILSLFLQDRYGWRAGYVQLGIDGLIMLVALSVLPLERVGLSVLGAVALNLIIALNHKPGRYMGVS from the coding sequence ATGGAGCCCCAGGACCTGCCCACCGACCCCCATCGTCTCCACGAGGACGTGATGGCCATGCTGGTCGGCACGCTCTTCGTCGCCCTCGGCGTGAGCTTCTACACTCAGGCCATGCTGCTCACCGGCAGTACCGCCGGTCTGGCCTTCCTGCTTCAGTACGCCACCGGCTGGCGCTTCGGGGTCGGGTTCTTCCTGATCAACCTGCCGTTCTACTGGCTGGCGATCCGGCGCATGGGCTGGAGTTTCACCCTGCGCACCTTCGTGGCCATCGCCCTGGTCTCGGTGTTCTCGGAGCTGACCGCCGGCTGGATCCGCATCGAGTGGATGCAGCCGCTCTACGCCTCGCTGATGGGCGGCAGCCTGATCGGCATCGGCATGCTGGTGCTCTTCCGCCACCGCACGAGCCTCGGGGGCATCAACATCCTCTCGCTCTTCCTGCAGGACCGCTACGGCTGGCGCGCAGGCTACGTGCAGCTGGGGATCGACGGGCTGATCATGCTGGTGGCCCTGTCGGTGCTGCCGCTGGAGCGGGTCGGCCTCTCGGTGCTGGGCGCCGTGGCGCTCAACCTGATCATCGCCCTGAACCACAAGCCGGGACGCTACATGGGGGTCAGCTGA